In Pelmatolapia mariae isolate MD_Pm_ZW linkage group LG8, Pm_UMD_F_2, whole genome shotgun sequence, one genomic interval encodes:
- the LOC134632626 gene encoding serine protease 33-like gives MALRQWIHLLALLSLLSAESNAQPDVCGTAPLNGRIVGGEDAPPGHWPWQVSVQLFGEHFCGGSLINKEWVMSAAHCFSGSSPSGWTVSLGLQSLQGANPNKVSRNVVKIILHPNYDSMTNNNDIALLRLSSPVRFTDYIRPVCLAASGSVFNDGTDSWVTGWGAVKEGVALPFPQTLQEVEVPVVGNRQCNCLNGVGTVTDNMICAGVLAGGKDSCQKDSGGPMVSKQGSVWVQSGIVSFGSGCAWPNLPGVYSRVSRYQSWIKSRIRSNRPGFVRFISSGLDSDSNYTCPAL, from the exons ATGGCGTTGAGACAGTGGATTCATTTATTGGCTTTGTTGAGCCTCCTGTCTGCAG AATCAAATGCTCAGCCTGATG TATGTGGCACTGCTCCACTCAACGGCAGGATAGTAGGAGGTGAAGATGCTCCACCTGGACACTGGCCGTGGCAGGTCAGCGTGCAGCTATTTGGTGAACATTTTTGTGGCGGTTCCCTCATCAACAAAGAGTGGGTGATGTCTGCTGCTCACTGCTTCTCTGG TTCAAGTCCCTCTGGGTGGACGGTTTCTCTTGGTCTTCAGAGCCTGCAGGGTGCAAATCCAAACAAAGTGTCCAGAAATGTTgtcaaaatcattttgcacccAAACTATGACAGTATGACCAACAACAACGACATCGCTCTGCTCAGACTCTCCTCACCAGTCAGATTCACTGACTACATCAGACCTGTGTGCCTGGCAGCGAGTGGCAGTGTGTTCAATGATGGCACTGATAGCTGGGTGACTGGCTGGGGTGCAGTCAAGGAGGGAG TGGCCTTACCCTTCCCTCAAACGCTGCAAGAAGTGGAGGTGCCAGTTGTGGGAAACAGACAGTGTAACTGCCTGAATGGAGTGGGCACAGTCACAGACAACATGATCTGTGCTGGTGTTCTGGCAGGAGGCAAAGACTCATGCCAG AAAGACTCAGGAGGTCCAATGGTGAGTAAACAGGGCTCTGTTTGGGTCCAGTCTGGAATTGTAAGTTTTGGTTCTGGTTGTGCTTGGCCCAATCTGCCAGGAGTCTACTCCAGAGTGTCCCGTTACCAGTCCTGGATCAAGTCCCGCATTCGCTCTAATAGGCCAGGATTTGTGCGGTTCATCTCCAGCGGGCTGGACTCTGACAGCAACTACACCTGTCCTGCTCTCTAA